Proteins from one Cellulosilyticum lentocellum DSM 5427 genomic window:
- a CDS encoding ribonuclease Z → MLDICLLGTGGMLPLPDRYLTAMLARFNGRKLLIDCGEGTQVTMRMLGWGYKTLDVICFTHYHGDHVTGLPGLLLTINNTGRTEPLTIIGPPGLRKVVEGLTVVSKDIAFDLELIELSYEKQTLKIGEFVITALPVPHNVKCFAYTIENYRLPKFMVEKAKANNVPQKYWKRLQQGEEVKVGDDYYTPDLVLGDKRKGIKVSYSTDCRPIQELEELIQESDLFICEGMYTDDSYLAQVKKHKHMLASEAAELAKKARVKTLWLTHFSPALPQSYINIDKVKEIFPNTVAGYDRMTTTIDFTEE, encoded by the coding sequence ATGTTAGACATTTGTTTACTTGGAACAGGCGGGATGTTACCGCTTCCTGATCGCTACCTAACAGCAATGTTAGCTAGATTTAATGGAAGGAAGCTACTTATAGATTGTGGTGAAGGAACTCAAGTTACGATGCGTATGCTAGGCTGGGGATATAAGACGTTAGATGTTATTTGTTTCACACATTATCATGGTGATCATGTAACAGGGTTACCAGGCTTATTATTAACTATCAATAATACAGGAAGAACTGAGCCACTTACGATTATTGGACCACCAGGACTTAGAAAAGTAGTAGAAGGTTTGACAGTAGTTTCTAAGGACATAGCATTTGACCTCGAACTTATAGAACTATCTTATGAAAAACAAACCTTAAAAATTGGTGAATTTGTTATTACAGCACTTCCAGTGCCACACAATGTAAAATGCTTTGCTTATACAATTGAGAATTATCGTTTACCTAAATTTATGGTAGAAAAAGCAAAAGCCAATAATGTTCCTCAAAAATACTGGAAAAGACTACAACAAGGTGAAGAAGTTAAAGTTGGAGATGACTATTATACACCTGATTTAGTCTTAGGAGATAAAAGAAAGGGCATTAAGGTATCATATAGTACAGATTGTAGGCCGATACAAGAATTAGAAGAACTCATTCAGGAATCAGACTTATTTATTTGTGAGGGAATGTATACTGATGATAGTTATTTAGCTCAAGTGAAAAAGCATAAACATATGTTAGCATCAGAGGCGGCAGAGTTAGCAAAAAAAGCGAGAGTAAAAACTTTGTGGCTTACTCATTTTAGTCCGGCCTTACCACAGTCTTATATTAATATAGATAAGGTAAAAGAAATCTTCCCAAACACTGTAGCAGGTTATGACCGAATGACAACAACTATTGACTTTACAGAAGAATAG
- a CDS encoding DUF6709 family protein has protein sequence MEQGLLRKSAIKNNLMWIVILGVICGGLSFFGYQNKDYLKSLIKPIVLQQEENYDEYYEQMLPPITNLDELYILNTYFYLYEQETPSSKERKTDGIYLTQLGNKMIICVYPSTADEDPDVLLTEDMVGYIKNTSEVDRYSELLLEVIKDFNSYYGTDFTEEDFAPKVLYMESKSRLIVNYIVTGAIVIFGLAMIIYLIKYVIYLINFKGMKGIRHLKKYGEITSVIDEIESEQPIYAGKGQMITENWIVSTKLNTCAVKLENIIWVYTKLKGISEVQYYALYIHTKDGDKFVINTLTEMNHTQVLNQLKEMIPWIYYGETSQTHNLWKKQRQIMLDEIEANKKIISLNQIQDTGIEEV, from the coding sequence ATGGAACAAGGGTTGTTAAGGAAGAGTGCAATTAAAAACAATTTAATGTGGATAGTTATTTTGGGAGTGATTTGTGGGGGATTAAGTTTTTTTGGATATCAAAATAAAGATTATTTAAAGTCACTTATAAAACCTATAGTTCTACAACAAGAGGAAAACTACGATGAATACTATGAACAGATGCTACCACCTATTACGAATTTAGATGAATTATATATTTTAAATACCTATTTTTACCTATATGAGCAAGAAACACCTAGTTCTAAAGAAAGAAAAACTGATGGTATATATTTAACGCAGCTAGGTAATAAAATGATTATTTGCGTTTATCCAAGTACCGCAGATGAAGATCCAGATGTATTATTAACTGAAGATATGGTGGGTTATATTAAAAATACAAGTGAGGTAGACCGATATAGTGAATTATTACTAGAGGTAATAAAAGATTTTAACTCATACTATGGAACTGATTTCACTGAGGAAGACTTTGCACCTAAAGTACTGTATATGGAATCAAAGAGCCGTTTAATTGTTAATTATATTGTTACTGGTGCGATTGTAATTTTTGGCTTAGCAATGATAATATATCTTATTAAATATGTTATTTACCTAATCAACTTTAAGGGGATGAAAGGAATAAGGCATCTGAAAAAGTATGGTGAAATAACCAGTGTTATAGATGAAATTGAGAGTGAACAACCCATCTACGCAGGAAAAGGACAAATGATTACAGAGAACTGGATTGTTTCCACTAAGTTAAACACTTGCGCAGTGAAGCTTGAGAATATTATATGGGTTTATACGAAGTTAAAAGGCATTAGTGAAGTACAATATTATGCGCTTTATATACATACCAAGGATGGGGACAAGTTTGTAATAAATACCCTAACCGAAATGAATCATACTCAAGTTCTAAACCAGTTAAAAGAAATGATTCCATGGATTTATTATGGTGAAACTAGTCAAACACATAATTTATGGAAAAAGCAAAGACAGATTATGTTAGATGAAATTGAAGCGAATAAGAAAATAATAAGCCTTAATCAAATACAAGATACAGGGATAGAAGAAGTCTAA
- a CDS encoding APC family permease, with amino-acid sequence MTSKNKYGLLTCITMIVGVVIGSGIFFKSDDILVATNGNIFLGALAFCIAAISIIFGSLTVAELAARTDKPGGPISYAEDAYNGGIACALGWFQVFLYYPTLIAVVCYVVGIYTCILFGLSATLELQILIGLIATLIIFLINILSAKLAGLCQNVATFIKLIPLLLIGIAGFIFGDPSSAIEITTPEFQSATWLSALIPIVFAFDGWIVSTAISHEVKNAKRNIPIALIFSPLLVLIMYLLYFIGISIYLGPETIIATKDAHVELVATQLFGPWSAKALIIFVIISVAGTANGLTMGLSRLPYSLAIRNMFPNAKKVSSIDKRLDIPLYSYLIALGITLFWLAMHYITTKFNILGGSDVSEISTTLNYVLFILLYVHVLRLGIKGEIKSFWKGKVNPIFAILGSLIILYVGMQNPLFIFYISFCSIILIIAYRFWKKSVA; translated from the coding sequence ATGACATCAAAAAACAAATATGGTCTTTTGACCTGCATTACTATGATTGTAGGCGTTGTTATCGGCTCGGGTATTTTCTTTAAAAGTGATGATATCTTAGTAGCTACTAATGGTAACATTTTTTTAGGTGCATTAGCATTCTGTATTGCTGCTATTAGTATCATTTTTGGCAGCCTAACTGTAGCAGAATTAGCGGCTCGCACAGATAAACCAGGTGGCCCTATAAGTTATGCTGAAGATGCCTATAATGGTGGTATCGCTTGTGCTTTGGGTTGGTTTCAAGTCTTTTTATACTATCCTACACTTATTGCTGTTGTATGCTATGTTGTAGGTATTTATACTTGTATCTTATTTGGCTTAAGCGCTACTTTAGAGTTACAAATACTTATTGGCTTAATTGCTACACTTATCATCTTTTTAATCAACATACTTTCCGCAAAACTTGCTGGACTTTGCCAAAATGTAGCTACTTTCATCAAACTTATTCCTCTATTACTAATTGGTATAGCCGGTTTTATATTTGGTGATCCAAGTTCTGCTATAGAAATTACAACCCCAGAATTTCAGTCTGCTACTTGGCTTAGCGCGCTTATTCCTATTGTTTTTGCTTTTGATGGTTGGATTGTATCAACTGCTATTTCTCATGAGGTTAAAAATGCAAAAAGAAATATTCCTATTGCATTAATATTTTCTCCTCTCCTTGTACTAATTATGTACCTACTTTATTTTATTGGTATTAGTATTTATTTAGGTCCTGAAACAATTATTGCCACTAAAGATGCTCACGTAGAATTAGTCGCAACCCAATTATTTGGTCCATGGAGCGCTAAAGCGTTGATTATTTTTGTTATTATTTCTGTAGCTGGGACTGCTAATGGATTAACTATGGGACTTAGTCGCCTACCGTATTCATTAGCAATTCGTAATATGTTCCCTAATGCAAAAAAGGTTTCTTCAATAGATAAAAGGTTAGACATTCCATTATATTCATATCTAATTGCCCTAGGCATCACCTTGTTTTGGTTAGCTATGCATTATATTACTACTAAATTTAATATATTAGGTGGATCTGATGTTTCTGAAATATCTACTACACTTAATTATGTTCTATTTATTCTTTTATATGTGCATGTGCTTCGTTTAGGTATTAAAGGTGAAATCAAAAGCTTTTGGAAAGGGAAAGTCAACCCTATATTTGCTATTTTAGGATCACTTATTATTTTATATGTAGGGATGCAAAATCCTTTATTTATTTTCTATATTTCATTCTGCAGTATTATACTTATTATTGCTTATAGATTCTGGAAAAAATCTGTTGCCTAA
- a CDS encoding ISL3 family transposase: MLSFYYSQKLLNLSGVLIKDIIHTENKTIFEIEMQRKLHACPCCGHSTQRIHDYRRQKIKDIPSFGSHTLLLLRKRRYVCQSCGKRFYESIDFLPRYHRMTSRLILYVLSQLASTSSFKSVAQHVNLSTSTVVRIFDKLSYSPSSLPKVLAIDEFKGNTNHEKYQCIITDPENHRVLDILPNRYKTHLASYLLKFDTSQTSIFISDMWSTYRDLSREIFSSATYVVDKYHYARQVLWAFEAVRKEVQKDFCDHRRKYFKRSKSLLIKHYHDLNNDQKQRLNVMLYTSEKLSNAYLPKESFYEVMASEDYNTAKERLTKWIIYAENSGLPRFVTAAQTMNNWIGGILNSFTTPYTNGYTEGINNKIKVLKRNAYGYRNFERFRSRILHMCNKKSS, translated from the coding sequence ATGCTCTCCTTTTATTATTCCCAAAAACTTCTTAATCTATCAGGTGTTTTAATAAAAGATATTATCCATACTGAAAATAAAACTATCTTTGAAATTGAAATGCAACGTAAACTTCACGCTTGCCCTTGTTGTGGCCATTCTACACAACGTATTCATGATTATCGTAGGCAAAAAATCAAAGATATTCCTTCCTTTGGTTCTCATACACTCCTTCTTCTTAGAAAAAGAAGATATGTTTGTCAATCTTGTGGTAAGCGTTTCTATGAAAGCATTGACTTTCTTCCTCGCTATCATCGCATGACCTCACGTTTAATTCTTTATGTTTTATCTCAGTTAGCTTCAACTTCTTCTTTTAAGAGTGTTGCTCAGCATGTTAATCTGTCTACTTCTACTGTTGTTAGGATTTTTGATAAACTTTCCTACTCACCATCTTCTTTACCTAAAGTATTAGCTATTGATGAGTTTAAAGGAAATACCAATCACGAGAAGTATCAGTGTATTATTACTGACCCTGAAAATCATAGAGTTCTAGATATTTTGCCTAATAGATATAAAACTCACTTAGCTTCATACCTATTAAAGTTTGATACTTCTCAAACCTCTATCTTTATTAGTGATATGTGGTCTACTTATCGTGACTTATCCCGTGAAATTTTCTCTTCTGCAACTTATGTCGTTGATAAATATCATTATGCTAGACAAGTTTTATGGGCTTTTGAAGCTGTTCGTAAAGAAGTACAAAAAGACTTTTGTGATCATCGAAGAAAATACTTTAAGCGATCTAAATCTCTACTCATTAAACACTATCATGACTTAAATAATGATCAAAAACAAAGACTTAATGTCATGCTTTATACAAGTGAAAAACTATCTAACGCCTATTTACCTAAGGAAAGTTTTTATGAGGTAATGGCATCAGAAGATTACAATACAGCCAAAGAACGACTTACAAAGTGGATCATTTATGCTGAAAACAGCGGTTTACCTCGCTTTGTTACAGCTGCTCAAACAATGAATAACTGGATAGGTGGCATTCTTAATTCATTTACTACACCTTACACAAATGGTTATACAGAAGGTATAAACAACAAAATCAAAGTTCTCAAACGCAACGCATATGGTTATCGTAACTTCGAAAGATTTAGAAGTAGAATACTACATATGTGTAATAAAAAAAGCAGCTAA
- the tsaD gene encoding tRNA (adenosine(37)-N6)-threonylcarbamoyltransferase complex transferase subunit TsaD yields the protein MKDLTILAIETSCDETSVAVVRNGREVLANTISTQIALHEQYGGVVPEIASRMHVEKINLVIKEALKTAGLALDDIDVVGVTYGPGLVGALLVGVMAAKSIAFAKSKPLVGVHHIEGHIAANYIAHPELEPPFLCLVVSGGHTHLVHVKDYTTYEIMGRTRDDAAGEAYDKVARAMSLSYPGGPKIDKLAKEGNKEAIKFPRAMQDGSYDFSFSGLKSAVLNYINGCKMKDEPINVADVAAAFQASVTDVLVGKTLQLAEEKNIPKIALAGGVAANQGLREAMQKACDEKGKKLYYPELILCTDNAAMIGCAAYYEYLKGTRADMSLNAVPNLPIGGR from the coding sequence ATGAAGGATTTAACAATACTTGCTATTGAAACATCCTGTGATGAGACATCGGTAGCAGTTGTAAGAAATGGTCGTGAGGTATTAGCTAACACTATTTCTACACAGATTGCTTTACATGAACAATATGGCGGTGTTGTACCAGAGATTGCTTCAAGAATGCATGTAGAAAAAATTAACTTAGTTATAAAAGAAGCTTTAAAAACAGCAGGTCTAGCACTAGACGATATAGACGTTGTAGGTGTTACGTATGGACCAGGATTAGTAGGAGCACTATTAGTGGGAGTTATGGCTGCTAAGTCTATTGCTTTTGCAAAAAGTAAACCTTTAGTTGGGGTACATCATATAGAAGGGCATATAGCAGCGAATTATATTGCACATCCAGAATTAGAACCACCATTTCTGTGTTTAGTAGTATCAGGTGGGCATACACATTTGGTACATGTGAAAGATTATACTACTTACGAAATTATGGGACGTACAAGAGATGATGCCGCAGGTGAAGCTTATGATAAAGTAGCTAGAGCTATGAGTCTGAGCTATCCAGGTGGCCCAAAGATTGACAAGCTTGCAAAAGAAGGAAATAAAGAAGCTATTAAATTTCCTAGAGCAATGCAAGATGGGAGTTATGATTTTAGCTTCAGTGGTTTAAAATCTGCAGTGCTTAATTATATTAATGGCTGTAAAATGAAAGATGAACCTATCAATGTAGCCGATGTAGCAGCAGCATTCCAAGCTAGTGTAACGGATGTACTAGTGGGAAAGACATTACAATTAGCAGAGGAAAAAAATATACCTAAGATTGCTTTGGCAGGTGGAGTTGCAGCAAATCAAGGCCTAAGAGAAGCTATGCAGAAAGCCTGTGATGAGAAGGGTAAAAAATTATATTATCCAGAGCTTATACTTTGTACAGATAATGCGGCTATGATAGGGTGTGCAGCTTATTATGAATATTTAAAAGGGACAAGAGCAGATATGAGTCTGAATGCAGTACCTAACTTGCCTATTGGTGGAAGATAA
- the ispD gene encoding 2-C-methyl-D-erythritol 4-phosphate cytidylyltransferase yields the protein MEKVTAIIVAGGSGKRMGMSIKKQYILLSNKEVLAHTIEAFDKCELIQEIILVVSEDEINKVKKDIVEKYSFNKVRKIVSGGTERQDSVYNGLLATSNDTKYVMIHDGARPFIKEKIIREALKLTIEKEATVVAVPVKDTIKVVDNKKQMVIDTPNRTTLWSIQTPQSFSKELLLKAYAYAKSENLAVTDDSMLVEAYGKAVYIVQGDYTNIKITTPEDLIIGEAVLKNQKG from the coding sequence ATGGAGAAAGTAACGGCAATTATAGTAGCTGGCGGTAGTGGCAAACGTATGGGAATGTCGATAAAGAAACAATATATTTTATTAAGCAATAAAGAAGTATTAGCGCATACAATAGAGGCATTTGATAAATGTGAGCTAATTCAAGAAATCATTCTAGTAGTGTCAGAGGATGAGATTAACAAAGTGAAAAAGGATATTGTAGAGAAGTATTCTTTTAATAAAGTAAGGAAAATTGTATCGGGAGGAACAGAAAGACAGGATTCTGTATATAATGGATTATTGGCAACGTCTAATGATACTAAATATGTCATGATTCATGATGGAGCGAGACCATTCATTAAAGAAAAGATAATACGAGAAGCTTTGAAATTAACAATAGAAAAAGAAGCAACAGTTGTAGCTGTTCCTGTAAAAGATACAATTAAAGTTGTAGATAATAAAAAGCAAATGGTGATAGATACGCCTAATCGTACTACTCTATGGTCTATACAAACGCCACAAAGCTTTTCAAAGGAATTATTATTAAAAGCATATGCATATGCCAAAAGCGAAAATCTAGCAGTAACAGATGATAGTATGTTAGTTGAAGCGTATGGAAAAGCAGTATATATTGTTCAGGGAGATTATACGAATATAAAAATTACAACACCAGAAGATTTAATAATAGGAGAAGCAGTGTTAAAAAATCAAAAGGGGTAA
- a CDS encoding FeoA family protein: MSKALSDLKLGEKATITSITAPLPIKQRFMDMGLVKGSQVAIEKLAPLGNPIQISLKGYSLCIRKEDAQYILIA, from the coding sequence ATGAGTAAAGCACTATCAGATTTAAAGCTCGGAGAAAAAGCTACTATTACAAGTATCACTGCACCTCTTCCTATCAAACAACGCTTTATGGATATGGGACTTGTAAAAGGAAGTCAAGTAGCAATCGAAAAATTAGCACCTCTAGGTAATCCTATTCAAATTTCATTAAAAGGTTATAGCCTGTGTATTCGTAAAGAGGATGCCCAATATATACTAATCGCTTAA
- a CDS encoding PIN/TRAM domain-containing protein, with protein sequence MKNILRILLSGLIAGLITAGTMHLELIGIIPTTIEGTLNSIYINKELIIFILSFALMFFSLSIPLARRLASKLEDTLSRYPMQEILMYIIGLGIGLYVASLTSNAFKMERDNLVSQIFILLLYIGLGCFGIYLVHLKKGEIKGWISKTGDILTHCQPKILDTSVIIDGRILDIMSTGFIEGKVIIPSFVLDELRHIADSSDSLKRNRGRRGLDILNELKSARIAAVEVMEIDYPELQEVDSKLLKLANEIQGKIVTNDFNLNKVAKLQKVQVLNINDLANAIKQVVLPNEEMKVLVVKEGKEQEQGLAYLNDGTMIVIENGRKYVGSTIKVIVSTVLQTSAGRMIFAKVEE encoded by the coding sequence ATGAAAAATATTCTGAGAATATTATTATCAGGATTAATAGCAGGATTGATAACCGCAGGAACAATGCATTTAGAGCTAATAGGTATTATTCCAACAACAATAGAAGGAACACTTAATAGTATTTATATTAATAAGGAACTTATTATTTTTATTTTATCATTTGCACTTATGTTTTTTTCTTTAAGTATTCCTTTAGCACGCCGATTAGCTAGTAAGCTAGAAGATACATTAAGTAGGTACCCAATGCAAGAAATTTTAATGTATATTATAGGCCTAGGCATTGGATTATATGTAGCTAGCTTAACAAGTAATGCTTTTAAAATGGAAAGAGATAATCTAGTAAGCCAAATATTTATTTTATTATTATATATAGGTTTGGGATGCTTTGGAATTTATTTGGTTCACTTGAAAAAAGGTGAAATCAAGGGCTGGATTAGTAAAACTGGTGATATTTTAACTCATTGTCAACCTAAAATATTAGATACTAGTGTCATCATTGATGGGCGCATTTTAGATATTATGAGTACTGGATTTATTGAAGGGAAAGTCATCATACCTTCATTTGTGTTAGATGAACTAAGACATATTGCTGATTCCTCAGATTCTCTTAAACGAAATAGGGGAAGAAGAGGTCTTGACATTTTAAATGAACTGAAAAGCGCACGTATAGCGGCGGTTGAGGTTATGGAGATTGACTATCCAGAATTGCAAGAAGTAGACAGTAAACTTTTAAAATTAGCCAATGAAATTCAAGGCAAGATTGTAACTAATGATTTTAACCTTAATAAAGTAGCAAAACTTCAAAAAGTACAAGTACTTAATATTAATGATTTAGCAAATGCCATTAAGCAAGTTGTGTTACCTAATGAGGAAATGAAGGTTTTGGTAGTAAAAGAAGGAAAAGAACAAGAACAAGGTTTAGCCTATTTGAATGATGGTACAATGATTGTCATAGAAAATGGTAGAAAATATGTAGGGTCTACTATTAAAGTAATAGTAAGTACTGTATTACAAACCTCAGCGGGGCGAATGATTTTTGCTAAAGTTGAAGAGTAA
- the feoB gene encoding ferrous iron transport protein B, which produces MTNHLTVALAGNPNIGKTTLFNALTGSHYTVGNWAGVTVEKKEGHFYYQSAEHTSVSINLVDLPGTYSLSAFSLDESIARDYIVKENPDVILNLVDASNLERNLYLTLQLLELGKPVVMALNMMDLATAKGLKINTEMLTSLLGIPIIPIVASKKVGLKELTAALVTASKVDSTAYHVPYLASIEATLSETIHLLEDHSLKVPARWIALKLLEGDERALDLVPGEHHDELQTLLQTEEIEAIRESITDSKYEHISSIISKVMSSDAHEQTSFTNKIDHFVTHRFLGIPIFAAVMFAVFYFTFNLVGNPLTDLFDTVFGHILDLCNNGLVALNVADWLRALIIDGALNGVFGVLTFLPNIACLFIALTILEDTGYMARVAFIMDELMRKLGLNGKSIIPMLLGFGCNVPAIMGTRTIEDEKDRMTSILINPFFSCSARLPIFTLFASAFFPGKEAIVIFSLYFIGILIGLLVAFIFKKTLFKSDSMPFIMELPPYHLPSIKHIATQVWEKVRGFLIKAGTTIFVASVILWFILNFNFTGPTDMSNSLGASIGRIIAPVFAPLGFGNWQAALSLIAGVVGKEIVVSNMAIVYGLGASTSATVFHDALASSFSPLSAYCFLIFTLLYVPCVGTLGAIKRETNSLKWMWFAISYQLLIAWGVAFIFYTVGNLFF; this is translated from the coding sequence ATGACTAATCATTTAACAGTAGCTCTTGCTGGTAACCCTAATATAGGCAAGACTACTTTATTTAACGCACTTACAGGCTCCCACTATACAGTAGGTAACTGGGCTGGTGTAACTGTAGAGAAAAAAGAAGGTCATTTTTATTACCAATCTGCTGAGCATACTTCTGTATCTATCAATCTAGTAGATCTACCTGGTACCTATAGCCTATCTGCCTTCTCTTTAGATGAAAGTATTGCCAGAGATTATATTGTAAAGGAAAATCCAGATGTTATTTTGAATTTAGTGGATGCCTCTAATCTTGAAAGAAATCTTTACTTAACTCTTCAGCTCCTAGAACTAGGAAAGCCTGTAGTTATGGCTCTCAATATGATGGATTTAGCCACTGCAAAAGGATTGAAAATTAATACTGAAATGCTTACTAGCCTCTTAGGTATACCTATTATTCCAATTGTAGCTTCTAAAAAAGTGGGACTTAAAGAACTCACCGCGGCTTTAGTTACTGCTTCTAAAGTAGATTCTACGGCTTATCATGTGCCTTATCTAGCTTCAATTGAAGCTACTCTTTCAGAAACTATTCATTTACTAGAAGACCATTCTTTAAAAGTGCCTGCTAGATGGATTGCTTTAAAACTTCTAGAAGGTGATGAAAGGGCACTCGATTTAGTTCCTGGTGAACATCATGACGAGTTACAAACCTTATTACAAACAGAAGAAATCGAAGCTATTCGTGAATCTATTACAGATAGTAAATATGAACATATTTCCTCTATTATTTCAAAGGTTATGAGTTCAGATGCTCATGAGCAGACTTCTTTCACTAATAAAATAGACCACTTTGTCACTCATCGTTTTTTGGGCATTCCTATTTTTGCTGCTGTTATGTTTGCTGTCTTTTACTTTACCTTTAATTTAGTTGGAAATCCTTTAACTGACTTATTCGATACAGTGTTTGGGCATATATTGGATTTATGTAATAACGGGCTTGTAGCATTAAATGTAGCTGATTGGCTTAGAGCACTTATTATAGATGGTGCCTTAAATGGTGTATTTGGTGTACTTACATTCTTGCCAAATATTGCTTGTTTATTCATTGCACTAACAATTTTAGAGGATACAGGCTATATGGCACGTGTTGCCTTTATTATGGATGAGCTTATGAGAAAGCTTGGTCTTAATGGAAAATCTATTATTCCTATGCTATTAGGCTTTGGATGTAATGTACCTGCCATTATGGGAACACGTACAATTGAAGATGAAAAGGATCGAATGACTTCTATTTTAATTAATCCATTCTTTTCTTGTAGTGCTAGACTTCCTATCTTCACCCTGTTTGCCTCTGCTTTCTTTCCTGGTAAAGAAGCCATTGTTATATTTTCCTTATATTTTATAGGTATATTAATTGGACTTTTAGTCGCTTTTATCTTTAAAAAGACATTATTTAAATCAGACAGCATGCCCTTTATCATGGAATTACCCCCTTATCATTTACCAAGCATTAAACATATTGCTACTCAAGTATGGGAAAAGGTAAGAGGCTTCCTTATAAAAGCTGGTACAACTATCTTTGTAGCTTCTGTAATTCTTTGGTTTATTTTAAATTTCAACTTTACTGGTCCTACAGATATGTCCAACAGCCTTGGTGCTTCTATCGGCAGAATCATTGCACCAGTATTTGCACCTCTTGGGTTTGGTAATTGGCAAGCTGCCTTATCTCTTATTGCCGGTGTAGTAGGTAAAGAAATTGTTGTTTCTAATATGGCTATCGTCTATGGTTTAGGTGCAAGCACAAGCGCTACAGTCTTTCATGATGCACTAGCTAGCTCTTTTTCACCACTTAGTGCTTATTGCTTCCTTATCTTTACCTTACTTTATGTCCCTTGTGTAGGTACCTTAGGCGCTATTAAACGAGAAACTAATAGCTTAAAATGGATGTGGTTTGCTATTAGTTATCAACTACTCATCGCATGGGGAGTAGCCTTTATCTTTTATACCGTAGGAAACTTATTCTTCTAA
- a CDS encoding VanZ family protein has translation MNHIKNYKFTVLSIILILIAVLMPADDVPSVSIPHIDKLVHAGMFGFLTLCFYGEYFFEKRKIPSILLPWILIEIFAIITELLQYLVEGRSCDIKDFLADTIGSIIVIVIIRYFYGKKVKG, from the coding sequence ATGAATCATATAAAAAATTATAAGTTTACAGTACTATCAATCATACTTATTTTAATAGCAGTGTTAATGCCGGCTGATGATGTGCCATCTGTAAGTATTCCTCATATTGATAAACTAGTTCATGCAGGAATGTTTGGATTTTTAACACTCTGTTTTTATGGAGAGTATTTTTTTGAGAAGAGAAAAATACCATCCATACTTTTGCCATGGATCTTAATAGAAATATTTGCTATTATTACGGAACTACTACAATACTTAGTAGAAGGGCGCTCCTGTGACATAAAAGATTTTTTAGCAGATACAATAGGTAGTATTATAGTAATAGTTATAATAAGATATTTTTATGGAAAAAAAGTAAAAGGGTAA
- a CDS encoding DUF6715 family protein: MFKFKKCRAGKKVVSTSASVTEKLQTITQELGESYPSTPKEVVEKHNELMRIGYSSDIKDEELTAYAEALRMLYTKRLQEVNPIETQVSGLIAERLENEDKPLIMINSEIMDVTIIKDSDNSQNDSAGVVVKHGTNKGNITKEYSLVKEDGMWKIQSWETQKSEEDSTQSQTTSNNE; encoded by the coding sequence TTGTTTAAGTTTAAGAAATGCAGGGCAGGAAAAAAAGTAGTAAGTACATCTGCATCTGTTACAGAAAAGCTTCAAACAATAACACAAGAATTAGGAGAAAGTTATCCTAGTACACCTAAAGAAGTAGTTGAAAAGCATAATGAATTAATGCGTATTGGATATAGCTCAGATATAAAGGATGAAGAATTGACTGCATATGCAGAAGCTTTAAGAATGCTATATACTAAACGCCTTCAAGAAGTAAACCCTATAGAAACTCAAGTGAGTGGTCTAATTGCTGAGAGATTAGAAAATGAAGATAAACCACTTATTATGATTAATAGTGAGATTATGGATGTAACAATCATTAAGGATTCTGACAATAGCCAAAATGATTCTGCTGGAGTTGTGGTGAAACATGGAACTAATAAAGGTAATATTACTAAAGAGTATAGTTTAGTTAAAGAAGACGGAATGTGGAAAATCCAATCATGGGAAACTCAGAAAAGTGAGGAGGATTCTACTCAAAGTCAAACAACATCAAATAATGAATAA